GGAGACGAGCGTGAGCTCGCCCAGCTCGCCTCCCAGGACGCGCTCGCGCAGGGCGCGCAGCCCGGGCGCGAACCGGCGCCAGTAGCCGATCTGGAGCGTGCAGCCCGCGGCGTCTGCGGCCGCGGCCGCCGCCCGGGCCTCGGCGGCGGTCGTGCCGCACGGCTTCTCGCACAGGATCGGCAGGCGGCGCAGGGCGCACGCCTCGACCAGGGACAGGTGCAGCGGCGACGGCGCGGCGATCAGCACCGCCTCGACCCCGCCGCCGGCGAACGCCGCGTCCAGGTCAGCGAAGGCCGCCGCCCCGGGCGCTGCCCGAAGCGCGGCCTCCCGCGCCGAATCCGCGGGGTCGACGATCGCGTTCACCCGCACCGACGGCTCGTCGCGCAGCGCCTCGGCATGCGTGATCCCCATCCTGCCCGCGCCGACGATCGCGAGGCCTACCGGTGTCGTCACGTGTGCGTTTCGGCCTTTCGGTCGTGATTTACGGGAACGTTCCAGGAGACCCTACCTGCGGCATGACCCCGCGTGGCGGCCGCGGCCGATCATCTACCTTCCCGCGACGGTGTTCCTGTTTCCCTGGTACACGGCGCTGTGCCTCGCCCAGGGCGCGCTCGTGGCGATCCCGGCGGTCGGCCGCGACGCGAGCCGGCGCCACGCCGTTCTCGGCCTGGCCGGGCCGGCGGCGGCGATGGTCATCGGCGTCGGCACCGTGCGGGTCGCCGGCGGCTCCGGCGCCGATCTGCTGGCCTGGTTGGGGACGTTCGCGACCCCGATCCTGGCCGGCGTGCTGGGGTGGGCCGCCCGCTGGCGATGGCCGTACCTGACGGCCGTCGCCGCGGCGGTGCTGTACGTGATCGCGTGGCAGGCCGGCGGCCATCTGGCCGAGGCGGCCGGGGCGGCGCTGATCGGCGGGGCCTGCCTCGCCATCGCCGCGATCGTCGGTCCGATCACGCCGGCCCGCTACCTCGCCGTCGGCCTGGTCATCCTGATTGCCGTCGACGTCTACCTGGTATGGGGGAACCGCCAGGTCGAGCGCACCACATCGGCGCTCCAGCAGGCGACGCTGCCGCAGGTGGGCGTGTCGTCGCACCAGAGCAAGCCGCTGCCCGCCCTCCAGCAGGTCGACCTGGGCAACTCGAGCATGGGCTGGCTCGACTTCCTCGCGCCCGCGCTGCTCGGTGCCGTCGTCGGCCGCCGCACTCGCCCCCGCGTGCGGGCCGCGATCGCGGTCGCCGTGGCGGCGCTCGCCTGGGGCTTCGTGCTCGAGCTGACCTCGCCCATCCCCGCGACGGTGCCGATGCTTGCGGGCCTGGCGGTGACCTGGCCGGCGTGGTGGCGCGGGACCTAGTGGTGACGGCGGGTGCGCGGCGGCGCGCTCAGGTAGTGCTCGAGGTCGCGCAGCCCGGCCCGGACGTAGCGGCGCTCGGCCAGCCGCCGGCGCCAGCAGGCGCAGTGGCCCGGGAGCACGCCGACCGCGACGCAGACGAGGCAGGCGATGACGGCCAGCGCACCCGCCGCGAACAACGCGGTCTCGAAGGCCCGGCCGTATGCGAAGAGCGAGTGCATCGACTGGGCCACCGTCCGCCCCTCAATCCCCGGGGTCCGGTGGGGCCATGTGGAGGACGCCGGTCGCCCGCTCGCCGTCCTGCTCGAGCCGGTGCTCGGGGCCGGTCTCGGCCACGGTGTCGTGCAGCGCCAGGAACTCGTCGGCGGTCTCGAGGAAGTCGATCGCCGGGGTGCGGTAGTGCATCGGCACCACCCAGCGCGGGTCGAGCGTCCGGGTGATCTCGGCGGCCTGGTCGGCGCCGATCGTGGGGCCGCCGCCGACGGGCAGGAAGAGCAGGTCGACCGGGCCGATCGCGTCGCGCTGCTCGGGCCGGAGCGCCGTCTGGCCGAAGTCGCCGAAGTGGCAGACGCGGACGCCGTCGAGGGTGAAGACGAAGATCGTGTTCGGGCCCCGGCTCGTGCCCGCCTCCTCGTCGTGCTCGGAGGCGATGGCCACCACCTCGCCGACCGGCGTCTCGAAGCGGCCGGCCGTCGAGCGGACGACGTGCGGGTCGCCCGCAATCGCCTCGACGCCGGTGTGATCGCGGTGCTCGTGGGTGACGAGCAGCAGGTGCGCCTCGTGCTCGGGCACGGGCGGATACGCGAACCGGAGGCGGCCGCCGAGGAGCGGGCCCATGTCGCCGAAGGGGTCGATGGCGACCGTGTGCTCCGCGCCGGTGAGCGTGTAGGCGGACTGCCCGTGCCAACGGATCTTCATCGCGCTTCCCCGGCGTCGCGGTTTCTCACGTTCGCTGGAGATTATCACGTCGATGGAGGCTCTGGAAGCGGATAAATCCTCATCTCGCCTGTGCTATCTTCCGTTAACGTGAATATGACTCCGAACGAGAAGACCGCCGCCGAGGAGGGCACCGAGGCACCCTTCCGCATCGGGGAGCTCGCCCGCCGGGTCGGCGCCACGCCGCGCACCGTGCGCTACTACGAAGAGCTCGGCCTGCTGCCTGACCGCGGCCGCTCCGAGGGCGCCCACCGCCTGTACGACGAGGAGGACGAGGCCCGGCTCGCCGACCTGATCCGCGTGCGCGACCTGCTCGGCCTGACCCTGGCCGAGCTGCGCGACTGGATGGATGCCGAGGCCGCCCGCGCCGTCCTGCGCGAGCGCTGGCACGGCCCGGACGCGCTCGCGTCCGAAGACCGCGCCCAGATCCTGGGCGAGTCGCTGCGCCACGTCGAGACGCAGGTCTCGCTGGTGCGCGCCCGCCGGGCGGCGCTCGAGCAGCTCGAGGACGAGCTCCTCGAGAAGCGGCGCCGGATCCGGATGCTGCGCGACGAGTTCGAGGAGCAGGTGTGAACCCGCAGACGCCCCCGTCCCCGCACTACAAGTGGATCGCCCTGTCGAACACGACGCTCGGCATCCTGATGGCGACGATCAACTCCTCGATCGTCCTGATCGCGCTGCCGGACATCTTCCGCGGCATCCACCTGAACCCGCTCGGCGCCGGCAACTCCAGCTACCTCCTGTGGATGATCATGGGCTTCCTGGTCGCGACGGCGGTGCTCGTCGTCAGCTTCGGCCGGGTCGGCGACATCTACGGCCGCGTGCGCATGTTCACGCTCGGCTTCGGGATCTTCACGTTCTTCTCGGTGCTGCTGTCCATCACGTGGATGCACGGCGGCGCCGGCGCGATGTGGATGATCATCATGCGGATCGGCCAGGGCGTCGGCGGCGCGTTCCTGTTCGCCAACTCGTCGGCGATCCTGACCGACGCCTTCCCGCACAACCAGCGCGGCCTGGCCCTGGGCGTGAACACGGTCGCCGGCATCGCCGGGTCGTTCATCGGCCTCGTGCTCGGCGGCGTGCTCGGCCCGGTCTCGTGGCGGCTCGTCTTCCTGGTGTCGGTGCCGGTCGGCCTGTTCGGGACGCTGTGGTCGTGGCGCAAGCTGGTCGACCTGGGCGTCCGCCAGCCGGCCCGGATCGACTGGTGGGGCAACCTCACCTTTGCCGCCGGCCTGGTCGCGATCCTGGTCGGGATCACCTACGGCATCCAGCCGTACGGCGGCCACACGATGGGGTGGACGTCGCCCAAGGTGCTCGTGTGCATGGGCGGCGGGCTGGTCCTGCTCGCGATCTTCGCGGCGATCGAGACGCGGATCGACGATCCGATGTTCCGGCTCGGCCTGTTCCGCATCCGCGCATTCACGGCCGGGAACATCGCCACGCTGCTCGCCTCGCTGGGCCGGGGCGGGCTCATGTTCATGCTGATCATGTGGCTGCAGGGCATCTGGCTGCCGCTGCACGGCTACAGCTTCTCGTCGACGCCGCTCTGGGCGGGTATCTACATGCTGCCGCTGACGGTCGGCTTCCTGGTCGCCGG
This is a stretch of genomic DNA from Gaiellales bacterium. It encodes these proteins:
- a CDS encoding Gfo/Idh/MocA family oxidoreductase, which encodes MTTPVGLAIVGAGRMGITHAEALRDEPSVRVNAIVDPADSAREAALRAAPGAAAFADLDAAFAGGGVEAVLIAAPSPLHLSLVEACALRRLPILCEKPCGTTAAEARAAAAAADAAGCTLQIGYWRRFAPGLRALRERVLGGELGELTLVSCYQWDGEPPTPEFRASSGGVAVDMGVHELDQLRWLTGQELGPFAASAQPPAGAGPEGLQLLGSLSGGTAAFVSLGQSFPYGDCVWVEVFGTAGHTLERVLWGEGGDEAFRVALRAQARAFAERIETGAAGDAATANDALIALEAAERL
- a CDS encoding MBL fold metallo-hydrolase yields the protein MKIRWHGQSAYTLTGAEHTVAIDPFGDMGPLLGGRLRFAYPPVPEHEAHLLLVTHEHRDHTGVEAIAGDPHVVRSTAGRFETPVGEVVAIASEHDEEAGTSRGPNTIFVFTLDGVRVCHFGDFGQTALRPEQRDAIGPVDLLFLPVGGGPTIGADQAAEITRTLDPRWVVPMHYRTPAIDFLETADEFLALHDTVAETGPEHRLEQDGERATGVLHMAPPDPGD
- a CDS encoding MerR family transcriptional regulator translates to MTPNEKTAAEEGTEAPFRIGELARRVGATPRTVRYYEELGLLPDRGRSEGAHRLYDEEDEARLADLIRVRDLLGLTLAELRDWMDAEAARAVLRERWHGPDALASEDRAQILGESLRHVETQVSLVRARRAALEQLEDELLEKRRRIRMLRDEFEEQV
- a CDS encoding MFS transporter; the encoded protein is MNPQTPPSPHYKWIALSNTTLGILMATINSSIVLIALPDIFRGIHLNPLGAGNSSYLLWMIMGFLVATAVLVVSFGRVGDIYGRVRMFTLGFGIFTFFSVLLSITWMHGGAGAMWMIIMRIGQGVGGAFLFANSSAILTDAFPHNQRGLALGVNTVAGIAGSFIGLVLGGVLGPVSWRLVFLVSVPVGLFGTLWSWRKLVDLGVRQPARIDWWGNLTFAAGLVAILVGITYGIQPYGGHTMGWTSPKVLVCMGGGLVLLAIFAAIETRIDDPMFRLGLFRIRAFTAGNIATLLASLGRGGLMFMLIMWLQGIWLPLHGYSFSSTPLWAGIYMLPLTVGFLVAGPASGYLSDHFGARPFATGGMLVAALSFFLLELLPVNFDYLWFGGLLLLVGLGMGLFASPNQAGIMNSLPANRRGAGAGMATTFQNSALVLSIGIFFSLMILGLANTLPATLDHGLVAQGVPKADAARVSHLPPVGLLFASFLGYNPMQQLLGPVLPHLSHAHATYLTGRTYFPQLMSKPFSDGLHEAFDFAIAACLIAAAASWLRGGKYVHGVEEEKSVPAVASVEGEMMLADGD